One window of Vespa velutina chromosome 2, iVesVel2.1, whole genome shotgun sequence genomic DNA carries:
- the LOC124946894 gene encoding putative gustatory receptor 28b, whose amino-acid sequence MRDINQIESVLVSMSIAAPRLRDFHALLFRKKENVQRISKVDKTRYERSKSMNDVLRPIDILSIIFGLRFLRFSRGHSRSILNFFYSMLLCCLYFTSRFYWSDNRLIDVHETIFHITSTVHFIVIVTILIIGLYRREALKLCAKKIDEIDKTLQALGSSAYFNNIYNRTIRDITIIIIYLFFSFTIKIVGQILKDWPFIKSLKICSYIFLHTYSFMVEFLLVIEFLTIVRCIKSEFQRANELLADVNVLPISSIASELFEHREADGSFSIERVLPVNSKKLFIVAPSLRQRQSQLQISSHKINRSKMLLRTIRQIHLELYRVSDNLSNMYGIQISLEMAMCVMLNTYVLYNFYVKTLLLFLQHSTKIFFVNYFCDKTTKEADRTNEIIHTFYGQNTDFEIQEEVEVFSLQMMRHHNTYTAFGLYNLNCKHICSCIAIITTYMVIMIQVTDSKVNIYKWVSSNDRIKEKDSSHLSERKYKYDYEM is encoded by the exons ATGAGAGATATTAACCAAATAGAGAGCGTTCTCGTCTCGATGAGTATCGCAGCGCCACGTTTGAGAGACTTTCACGCATTACT atttagaaagaaagaaaatgttcaaCGTATTTCTAAAGTTGATAAAACACGATATGAGCGATCGAAAAGTATGAATGATGTTTTGCGGCCTATCGATATTCTGAGCATTATCTTTGGATTGCGGTTTTTGAGATTTTCTCGAGGTCATTCCAGATCAatacttaatttcttttattcgatgTTACTTTGCTGCCTTTATTTTACATCTCGTTTTTATTGGTCAGACAACAGATTAATTGATGTACACGAaactatatttcatattacatCTACCGTACATTTTATAGTGATAGTTACGATACTTATAATAGGATTATATCGAAGAGAG GCATTGAAATTATGTGCTAAAAAGATAGACGAGATCGATAAAACGCTTCAAGCGTTAGGCTCATCAGCATATTTCAACAACATTTACAATAGAACAATAAGGgacataacgataattatcatttatttattcttctcctTTACGATAAAGATCGTAGGgcaaattttaaaagattggCCGTTTATAAAGTCGTTAAAAATATGTTCctacatatttttacatacgTATAGTTTCATGGTTGAATTTTTACTGGTGATCGAATTCCTTACCATTGTGAG GTGTATCAAATCGGAATTtcaacgagcgaacgaacttCTTGCCGATGTCAATGTTCTACCTATTTCTTCTATTGCTTCGGAATTATTTGAACATAGAGAAGCTGATGgttctttttctatagaaCGAGTCCTCCCTGTcaattcgaaaaaattatttatcgttgcACCATCATTAAGACAAAGGCAGTCGCAATTACAAATTTCGAGTcacaaaataaatagaagtaaGATGTTGTTACGAACAATCAG ACAGATTCATCTGGAATTGTACAGAGTATCCGACAATCTTAGTAATATGTATGGCATACAGATATCCCTAGAAATGGCAATGTGTGTTATGCTCAACACATATGtgctatataatttttatgtgaa AACGCTTTTGTTGTTTTTACAACATTCGACTaagatttttttcgttaattatttttgtgatAAAACAACAAAAGAG GCTGATCGAACCAACGAAATTATTCACACATTTTATGGACAAAATACGGATTTCGAGATACAAGAGGAG GTAGAAGTATTTTCTTTGCAAATGATGCGACATCATAACACTTATACCGCATTCGGtttatataatcttaattGCAAACACATTTGTTCg TGCATTGCCATTATAACGACATACATGGTTATCATGATACAAGTAACCGATTca AAAGTTAATATCTATAAGTGGGTTTCATCGAACGATCGcatcaaagaaaaagacagtTCCCACTTATCTGAACGTAAAT ataaatatgattatgaaATGTAG
- the LOC124946895 gene encoding putative gustatory receptor 28b yields the protein MKNLFERFRKKENVRRISKVDKTRYKRSKSMNDVLRPIDILSIIFGLRVFGFRRDCSRRICSFLYSMSLCCLYIAGRFYWNNNKINDFHITIFHMTTIIHHMVIIIILIIGLYQSETLKLCTKKINEIDKTLQALGSSASFNNIYNRTIKDITIIIIYLFSFIMVTIVKQILRGQTFFKSLDKYIITLLYLYSFIVEFLLVIEFITIVRCIKSEFQRANEILADVSVLPISSIASELFEHREADGSFSIERVLPVDSKKLFIVAPSLRQRQSQLQISSHKINRSRMLLRTIRQIHLELYRVSKNLSNIYGIQISLEIAMCVLLDTYSLYTFYVKWKEEIRNTQELILIFFRILLLCLQHLTKIFIINYVCDKSTKEADRTNEIIHTFYGQNNDFGIQKEVEIFSLQMMRRHNAYTAFGLYNFDLYRHYNDIYDYHDTSKRFNKRMIINHYASPLTCSP from the exons atgaaaaatttatttgagagatttagaaagaaagaaaatgttcgacGTATTTCTAAAGTTGATAAAACACGGTATAAGCGATCAAAAAGTATGAATGATGTTTTGCGGCCGATCGATATTCTAAGCATTATCTTTGGATTGCGTGTTTTTGGATTTCGCCGTGATTGTTCAAGACGAATATGTAGTTTCCTTTATTCAATGTCACTTTGCTGTCTATACATCGCTGGTCGTTTTTATtggaataataacaaaataaacgaTTTTCATATAACTATATTTCATATGACAACTATCATACATCATATggtgataattataatacttataatagGATTATATCAGAGCGAG ACATTGAAATTATgtactaaaaaaataaacgagatcGACAAAACGCTTCAAGCGTTAGGCTCATCAGCATCTTTCAACAATATTTACAATAGAACAATAAAGgacataacgataattatcatttatttgttcTCCTTTATTATGGTAACGATCGTAAAGCAAATTTTAAGAGGTCAGACGTTTTTTAAATCACTTGACAAATATAtcataacattattatatttatatagttttatcGTCGAATTTTTATTGGTGATCGAATTCATTACCATTGTAAG ATGTATCAAATCGGAATTTCAACGAGCGAACGAAATTCTTGCCGACGTCAGTGTTCTACCTATTTCTTCTATTGCTTCGGAATTATTTGAACATAGAGAAGCTGATGgttctttttctatagaaCGAGTTCTCCCTGTcgattcgaaaaaattatttatcgttgcACCATCATTAAGACAAAGGCAGTCACAATTACAAATTTCGAGTcacaaaataaatagaagtagGATGTTGTTACGAACAATCAG ACAGATTCATCTGGAATTGTACAGAGTATCCAAAAATCTTAGTAATATATACGGCATACAGATATCTCTAGAAATTGCAATGTGTGTTTTACTTGACACGTATTCATTATATACGTTTTATGTGAAGTGGAAGGAAGAAATACGTAACACTCaagaattgattttaattttctttagaatACTTTTGTTGTGTTTACAACATTTGACtaagatttttatcattaattatgtGTGTGATAAATCAACAAAAGAG GCTGACCGAaccaatgaaattattcatacATTTTATGGGCAAAATAATGATTTCGGGATTCAAAAGGAG gtggaaatattttctttgcaaATGATGCGACGTCATAACGCTTATACCGCATTcggtttatataattttgatt TGTATCGGCATTATAACGACATATATGATTATCATGATACAAGTAAACGATTCAATAAAAGAATGATCATAAATCATTATGCTAGTCCTTTAACTTGTTCACCGTAG
- the LOC124946896 gene encoding putative gustatory receptor 28b, with protein MLTTTIDSPQHKRVLRRRNIRKNEHASNNIRQTYKLDEDVIRIKKAKEIHLEIIKCARNVNDAYSLHILLSTLASLILIIIISYNMFRFLMSMDYRKQLLTTFNFLYWISHFAIKIVIVTYELLMLYLISLHATNTGDILCELYEPSISNEFCAEISDFTLQLIQNPLIFRINGFFDIDHTLIRNVIGIITTYIIILIQVGDLPQALIKNSTLSTNNN; from the exons ATGTTAACGACTACTATTGATTCTCCACAACATAAAAGAGTTCTTCGAAGGAGGAATATTAGAAAGAATGAGCATGCATCAAATAATATTCGTCAAACGTATAAATTGGACGAAGACgttataaggataaaaaaagcGAA GGAGATACATCTGGAAATAATCAAGTGTGCTAGGAATGTAAATGATGCTTATAgcttacatattttattgtcTACATTAGcatctttaattttaatcatcatTATATCTTACAATATGTTCCGCTTCTTAATGTCTATGGACTATCGTAAACAACTGTTAAcaactttcaattttttatattggatTTCTCATTTTGCGATCAAGATCGTTATAGTAACTTATGAAT TATTGATgttatatcttatttctttacatGCGACAAACACCGGAGATATTCTTTGTGAATTGTACGAACCGTCAATCAGTAACGAATTTTGTGCAGAg aTTAGTGATTTCACTCTACAGCTTATTCAAAACCCACTGATTTTTAGGATTAATGGCTTTTTTGATATAGACCATACATTGATACGTAAT gtgATCGGTATCATCACAACTTACATCATTATTCTCATTCAAGTTGGGGACTTACCACAagctttaattaaaaattcaacgttatcaactaataataattga